One region of Candidatus Thiopontia autotrophica genomic DNA includes:
- the queF gene encoding NADPH-dependent 7-cyano-7-deazaguanine reductase QueF, producing MPSKPSEELETFESPTPERDYTIRIQTPEFTCLCPKTGQPDFATLELEYVPDQLCVELKSFKMYVWSYRDKGAFHEAVTNQILSDLVAATHPRFMRLTAIFNVRGGVYTTVVAEHKAPDWTSAAVIQLPGATPTTS from the coding sequence ATGCCAAGCAAGCCAAGTGAAGAATTAGAGACCTTTGAAAGCCCCACCCCGGAACGTGACTATACGATTCGTATTCAGACCCCTGAATTCACCTGTCTATGTCCAAAAACAGGACAGCCAGACTTTGCAACGCTGGAGCTGGAGTACGTCCCTGATCAACTATGTGTAGAGCTAAAATCATTTAAAATGTATGTATGGTCATATCGCGACAAGGGCGCCTTCCATGAAGCTGTCACTAACCAGATCCTCTCTGATCTGGTAGCTGCAACCCATCCCAGATTTATGCGCCTGACCGCTATATTTAATGTCCGTGGTGGCGTGTACACCACGGTTGTAGCAGAACACAAAGCCCCTGACTGGACATCTGCTGCCGTTATTCAACTGCCCGGGGCTACGCCAACCACCTCCTGA
- a CDS encoding cell division protein ZipA C-terminal FtsZ-binding domain-containing protein has translation MGLLTKIKTILEKGDTRRQSGQNHDEPIDLGEWSFDDEHDLELDDIDLEDGVGDGVARSVDDSDPDNSSDAVGLAVTLTVMAREGDHFEGGDLLREFTATGLEMGKDGFYHVYSADSQRGRSQGQQEPPLFTVSNVLAPGVFDQQQIMNLRTTGIALFFRLPSKYSGKQAFEKMAETSHKIAVGLGGQVCDSERKALTPHSLQNLRDQVYEFEYNQELESRRAAIEQPK, from the coding sequence ATGGGTCTACTAACCAAAATAAAAACCATATTGGAAAAGGGAGATACCCGGCGTCAATCTGGGCAAAATCACGATGAACCAATTGATCTTGGGGAGTGGAGCTTTGATGACGAACATGATCTGGAACTTGATGATATTGATCTGGAAGATGGTGTTGGTGACGGTGTAGCGAGATCTGTAGATGATAGTGATCCTGATAACTCATCTGATGCTGTTGGTTTGGCAGTGACCTTAACAGTCATGGCCAGGGAAGGGGATCACTTTGAGGGTGGAGATCTGTTGCGTGAATTTACTGCAACAGGACTGGAGATGGGGAAGGATGGTTTCTATCATGTCTATTCTGCAGATTCGCAGCGTGGGCGATCACAGGGACAGCAGGAGCCGCCACTGTTTACCGTAAGCAACGTATTGGCACCTGGGGTGTTTGATCAACAACAGATTATGAATCTTAGAACTACGGGGATAGCACTCTTCTTCCGGTTGCCGAGTAAATATTCTGGTAAACAGGCATTTGAAAAGATGGCTGAGACATCACATAAAATTGCTGTAGGTCTGGGTGGGCAGGTCTGTGATAGTGAGAGAAAGGCATTAACTCCACACTCGCTGCAAAATTTGCGGGATCAAGTTTACGAATTTGAGTACAACCAGGAGCTGGAGAGTCGCAGGGCAGCCATTGAGCAGCCAAAATAG
- the smc gene encoding chromosome segregation protein SMC gives MRLKTLKLAGFKSFVDPTSVPFTSNLVGVIGPNGCGKSNIIDAVRWVMGESSAKQLRGDSMADVIFNGSSARKPVGHASVELVFDNAAGTLQGQYASFSEISVKRKASRDGKSTYYLNGTKCRRRDIMDIFLGTGLGPRSYAIIEQGMISRFVEAKPDDLRVLIEEAAGISKYKERRRETETRMRHTRENLDRINDLREELGKQLRRLERQSRVAKRYRLLKEEERLMQAQLLALRWQEYDRKAAEQGQKTRQAELTVQERLAQQRSIEAEIEKGRQRHTESNESFNEVQGRFYAAGAEIARTEQNLKGLKERRNQLADDLQKAESAWHEANAMIKADRQRIVELEESLSRDDPELLKLQQEDLALSARWEEAENAWHEWQSELEDFNRSANDPKRDAEITRSRIEQLERQLKNGKRQQQRLQEEQQRLPSIDSRELENLQSELEQSEAEIEQARNKNDDMRESITRRRDENHRAADQLDIKRGELQGLKGRLTSLEALQQDALGRDKSSVQSWLNQSDIAEDTLRLAEMLKVTTGWEKAVEVALGSYLEAIPVGDDSHLLESAAHLKKGEVRFITKNGLPEPSVPIELIGATPLVDCVEANPEIEMLLQGVYGVDTIQQALQLRSQLDTGMSLVTRDGLWIGRGWSQVVREDDHKDGLLQREQTIRELKQQQQQLESDLKRLEQILQNGRSEQKELEQEQQQYQVVIDQQAADISSRKSELSGRLASQEQANHRSKRIDEELLQAREEIKQAETGVHELGLRLDIALSEMEESDAQREQMESRKGALRETMDRSRDRAREKRDQLHRLTVQVESSRTRLESTRSGLARMEEQLASGEERRQDLARSREEMKAPIKELKVELEEYLAKQLLVENELADARRQLEEIEHHLRELDGTRVEAEQDVQDLRSAHEKLLLEGEEVRVRCQTMDEQLQESGYERAPLLREMPEEATAERWQDDVDEMARKIQRLGPINLAAIEEYQTESERKEYLDQQNDDLIAALETLESAIGKIDRETRSRFKDTFDKINDGLKNNFPRLFGGGRAHLEMTGDDLLDTGVTVMAQPPGKRNSTIHLLSGGEKALTAVALVFSIFELNPAPFCMLDEVDAPLDEANVGRFCNMVKHMSKRVQFIFITHNKTTMEISDHLSGVTMHEPGVSRMVSVDMEEAQVLAAS, from the coding sequence ATGCGACTTAAAACCCTGAAACTTGCTGGATTTAAATCTTTTGTAGATCCAACATCAGTACCCTTCACAAGCAACCTGGTTGGGGTAATTGGCCCCAACGGTTGCGGAAAATCAAACATCATTGATGCGGTTCGCTGGGTTATGGGGGAGAGCTCTGCCAAACAGTTGCGTGGTGACTCCATGGCGGACGTTATCTTTAATGGCTCCAGTGCACGCAAGCCGGTTGGTCATGCATCTGTGGAGCTTGTTTTTGATAATGCTGCAGGTACATTGCAGGGGCAGTATGCCAGCTTTAGTGAGATCTCTGTCAAGCGCAAGGCCTCAAGAGATGGAAAATCAACCTACTACCTTAACGGAACCAAATGTCGCCGCAGGGATATCATGGATATCTTCCTGGGAACAGGGCTGGGTCCGCGCAGCTATGCAATTATAGAGCAGGGGATGATCTCCAGGTTTGTGGAGGCCAAGCCGGATGATCTGCGTGTACTAATTGAAGAGGCGGCTGGGATCTCAAAATACAAAGAGAGACGACGAGAGACCGAGACCCGCATGCGCCATACGCGCGAGAACCTTGACCGCATAAATGATCTTCGTGAAGAGTTGGGGAAACAGCTGAGACGTCTGGAGCGACAGTCTCGTGTCGCAAAACGTTATCGTCTGCTCAAGGAGGAGGAGCGACTAATGCAGGCACAGCTGCTTGCATTACGTTGGCAGGAGTATGATCGGAAGGCGGCAGAGCAGGGCCAGAAAACTCGTCAGGCTGAGTTGACAGTGCAGGAGCGGCTGGCGCAGCAACGATCAATAGAGGCTGAGATTGAGAAAGGACGTCAACGCCATACAGAATCAAATGAGTCATTTAATGAGGTTCAGGGTCGTTTCTATGCTGCTGGTGCAGAGATTGCCAGAACTGAGCAAAATCTGAAGGGGTTGAAAGAGCGACGTAATCAACTGGCTGATGATCTACAAAAGGCTGAGAGCGCCTGGCACGAGGCCAATGCAATGATTAAGGCGGACCGTCAGCGTATTGTAGAGCTAGAGGAGTCACTATCGAGAGATGATCCTGAATTGCTGAAACTTCAGCAAGAGGATCTCGCGCTGTCGGCACGCTGGGAAGAGGCGGAGAATGCCTGGCATGAGTGGCAATCAGAGCTGGAGGATTTTAATCGTTCGGCTAATGACCCGAAACGTGACGCAGAAATTACCCGTTCAAGGATTGAGCAACTGGAGCGTCAGTTGAAAAATGGTAAGCGCCAGCAGCAACGTCTGCAGGAGGAGCAGCAGCGGCTACCATCCATTGATTCCCGTGAGCTTGAAAATCTGCAGAGTGAACTAGAGCAGAGTGAGGCCGAGATAGAGCAAGCACGCAATAAAAATGATGATATGCGTGAGTCAATCACCAGGCGGCGTGATGAAAACCATAGGGCGGCAGATCAGCTGGATATAAAGCGTGGAGAACTGCAAGGGCTCAAGGGGCGTCTGACCTCGCTGGAGGCATTGCAACAAGACGCATTGGGTCGTGACAAGAGTAGTGTCCAGTCATGGTTAAATCAGAGTGATATTGCAGAAGATACCCTCCGCCTTGCAGAGATGCTCAAGGTGACCACAGGTTGGGAGAAGGCTGTAGAGGTGGCGCTTGGCTCTTATCTGGAGGCAATCCCGGTTGGTGATGATAGTCATCTGCTGGAAAGTGCAGCACATCTCAAGAAAGGTGAGGTTCGCTTTATTACAAAAAACGGTTTACCTGAACCCTCAGTGCCAATAGAGCTTATTGGTGCAACTCCACTAGTTGACTGTGTTGAGGCAAACCCTGAAATTGAGATGCTGCTACAGGGTGTATATGGAGTAGATACCATTCAGCAGGCCCTGCAACTCAGATCGCAGCTGGATACTGGAATGTCCCTGGTTACCAGGGATGGGTTGTGGATTGGCCGTGGCTGGTCACAGGTAGTCAGAGAGGATGATCACAAGGATGGTCTACTGCAGAGAGAGCAGACTATTCGTGAACTCAAACAGCAGCAACAACAGCTTGAGTCAGATCTGAAGAGATTGGAGCAGATTCTGCAAAATGGGCGTAGTGAGCAGAAGGAGCTGGAGCAGGAGCAGCAACAATATCAGGTTGTTATTGACCAACAGGCCGCAGATATATCCTCCCGCAAATCTGAGTTGAGCGGCAGGCTTGCCAGTCAGGAACAGGCAAACCATCGTAGCAAGAGAATTGATGAGGAGCTGTTACAGGCTCGTGAGGAGATTAAGCAGGCAGAAACAGGTGTTCATGAGTTAGGGCTACGCCTCGATATTGCACTGTCAGAAATGGAAGAGAGTGATGCTCAGCGCGAGCAGATGGAGTCAAGGAAGGGAGCGTTGCGCGAGACCATGGACAGATCCAGAGATCGAGCACGTGAAAAGAGAGATCAGCTTCACCGTTTGACCGTGCAGGTTGAGTCATCCAGAACTCGCCTGGAATCCACCCGTAGTGGATTAGCACGTATGGAAGAGCAGCTGGCCTCGGGAGAGGAGAGGCGACAGGATCTTGCACGTTCCAGAGAGGAAATGAAGGCTCCGATCAAGGAGCTTAAGGTGGAGCTGGAAGAGTATCTGGCAAAACAGCTGTTGGTGGAAAATGAGTTGGCTGATGCGCGTCGTCAGCTGGAAGAGATTGAGCACCATTTACGTGAACTTGATGGCACAAGGGTGGAGGCTGAGCAAGATGTACAGGATCTCCGTTCAGCTCATGAGAAACTCTTGCTAGAGGGAGAAGAGGTAAGAGTCCGTTGTCAGACCATGGATGAGCAACTGCAAGAGAGTGGCTACGAAAGGGCGCCACTACTTCGCGAGATGCCGGAAGAGGCAACAGCAGAAAGGTGGCAGGATGATGTGGACGAGATGGCACGCAAAATCCAGCGCCTTGGCCCTATTAATCTTGCCGCCATTGAGGAGTATCAGACAGAGTCAGAGCGCAAGGAGTATCTCGACCAGCAGAATGATGATCTTATTGCAGCACTGGAGACTTTGGAGAGTGCCATTGGAAAAATTGACCGTGAGACCCGTAGTCGCTTCAAGGATACTTTTGACAAAATTAACGATGGTCTGAAAAATAACTTCCCCAGATTGTTTGGTGGTGGACGTGCCCATCTGGAGATGACGGGAGATGACCTGCTGGATACTGGTGTAACTGTCATGGCGCAGCCGCCAGGCAAGAGAAACAGCACTATCCATCTGCTTTCAGGTGGAGAGAAAGCGCTGACTGCAGTGGCGTTGGTGTTCTCTATCTTTGAACTTAATCCGGCACCTTTCTGTATGCTTGATGAGGTTGATGCCCCACTGGACGAGGCCAATGTTGGACGTTTCTGTAACATGGTCAAGCACATGTCCAAGCGAGTGCAGTTCATCTTTATTACCCACAACAAGACTACCATGGAGATATCTGATCATCTATCAGGCGTCACTATGCATGAGCCTGGCGTATCCAGAATGGTTTCAGTGGATATGGAAGAGGCTCAGGTGCTGGCAGCAAGTTAA
- a CDS encoding YciI family protein, with the protein MLYAIISQDRDDSLEDRVATRPDHLARLERLRSEGRLVLAGPHPAIDSEDPGPAGFTGSLVVAEFPSLESAQQWADSDPYIAANVYQSVTVKPFKKVLP; encoded by the coding sequence ATGCTATACGCCATCATCAGCCAGGATCGTGACGACAGCCTTGAGGATAGAGTGGCAACTCGTCCAGACCATCTTGCACGGCTGGAGAGGCTGCGCAGCGAGGGTCGTCTTGTTCTTGCCGGCCCCCATCCCGCCATAGATAGTGAAGACCCTGGCCCTGCCGGATTTACCGGAAGCCTGGTGGTTGCAGAATTCCCATCTCTTGAGTCTGCCCAACAGTGGGCAGATAGTGACCCCTATATTGCAGCCAATGTCTATCAGAGTGTGACGGTAAAACCCTTCAAAAAGGTGCTGCCTTGA
- a CDS encoding septation protein A, giving the protein MKFLFDLFPVILFFVAYKMYGIFVATAVAIAASAIQVSIFWLKHRRFEKMHLVTLGLITVLGGATLIFQDAAFIKWKVSVVNWVFGLAFIASSYIGEKPLAERMMGSSVTLADNIWHRLNWSWGIFFIIVGFINVYVAFYYGLEMDEKTREEIWVNFKLFGVMGLTFTFVVAQAFYMTRHIQEEPEEIQAEIPERQIEDR; this is encoded by the coding sequence ATGAAATTTCTGTTTGATCTCTTCCCTGTTATCCTCTTTTTTGTCGCCTACAAGATGTATGGCATCTTTGTTGCCACCGCAGTTGCGATCGCAGCATCCGCCATTCAGGTGTCCATTTTCTGGCTCAAACACCGCCGCTTCGAGAAGATGCATCTTGTAACTCTTGGACTGATTACAGTACTGGGGGGGGCAACACTTATCTTTCAGGATGCGGCCTTTATAAAATGGAAGGTCTCCGTTGTAAACTGGGTCTTCGGGCTCGCGTTCATTGCAAGCAGTTACATTGGAGAGAAACCGCTTGCTGAACGGATGATGGGTAGCAGTGTCACCCTTGCAGACAATATATGGCACAGACTCAACTGGAGCTGGGGAATATTCTTCATAATTGTAGGCTTCATCAATGTATACGTTGCCTTCTATTATGGCCTGGAGATGGATGAAAAAACCCGAGAGGAGATCTGGGTTAACTTCAAGCTGTTTGGGGTTATGGGGTTAACTTTTACCTTTGTGGTTGCGCAGGCCTTCTATATGACCAGACACATCCAGGAAGAGCCCGAGGAGATTCAAGCAGAGATACCAGAACGACAAATAGAGGATAGATAA
- a CDS encoding DUF2892 domain-containing protein has protein sequence MSKNVGGIDRILRIVIGVALIAATAAGMLPVWGYIGVVPLATGLLSWCPAYTVLGIKTCKC, from the coding sequence ATGTCTAAAAATGTAGGTGGTATTGATCGAATTTTGCGTATTGTAATTGGTGTTGCTCTAATCGCAGCAACTGCAGCTGGGATGTTGCCTGTCTGGGGGTATATTGGTGTTGTTCCTCTGGCTACCGGACTCTTGTCCTGGTGTCCTGCCTATACAGTTCTGGGGATAAAAACCTGCAAGTGTTGA
- a CDS encoding PHP domain-containing protein, with protein sequence MFNYDLHSHSTVSDGTLTPSDLVRRARDKGVDVLALTDHDEVAGYGAAVVESRRVGIQLLAGVEISVTWGRQTVHIVGLDVDPDSAGLVKGLSHLRDYRKWRGEEIGRRLENAGFVDAYSGALEYQQGDLLTRTHYGRFLVGVGAVETMQDAFKKYLLRGRPGYVSGKWASMEEALQWIHDAGGVAVVAHPARYGMTRTKLRSMLGEFIECGGEGLEVVSSSHNGNEIQTMGQHAVQLGLAASRGSDFHDPGNRWVELGRLPSLPKKCEPIWERWELGRHPRVPQTANR encoded by the coding sequence ATGTTTAATTACGATCTCCATAGCCACTCTACAGTCTCTGATGGAACACTTACCCCCAGTGATCTGGTGCGCCGTGCCCGGGATAAGGGGGTTGATGTGCTGGCACTTACTGATCACGATGAGGTGGCCGGTTATGGTGCGGCAGTTGTGGAGTCCAGGAGAGTTGGGATCCAGTTGTTGGCAGGAGTAGAGATCTCCGTAACCTGGGGGCGACAGACAGTTCACATTGTAGGTCTTGATGTTGATCCTGATAGCGCTGGTCTGGTAAAAGGTTTAAGCCATCTGCGTGATTATAGAAAATGGCGCGGAGAGGAGATTGGACGTCGCCTGGAGAATGCAGGTTTTGTTGATGCCTATAGTGGTGCTTTGGAGTATCAGCAGGGAGATCTGCTGACACGTACCCATTATGGTCGTTTTCTGGTTGGTGTTGGGGCAGTGGAAACAATGCAGGATGCCTTTAAAAAATATCTACTTAGAGGTCGGCCTGGTTATGTGAGTGGGAAGTGGGCATCGATGGAGGAGGCACTGCAGTGGATTCATGACGCTGGTGGGGTTGCAGTTGTGGCCCATCCCGCACGTTATGGAATGACCCGTACGAAACTTAGAAGCATGTTGGGGGAATTTATTGAGTGTGGGGGTGAGGGGTTGGAGGTGGTATCCAGTAGCCACAATGGAAATGAGATTCAGACCATGGGGCAGCATGCGGTTCAATTGGGGCTTGCGGCATCCAGGGGGTCTGATTTCCATGACCCCGGCAATCGCTGGGTTGAGCTTGGTCGTCTGCCGTCACTGCCAAAAAAATGTGAACCAATATGGGAACGTTGGGAGCTTGGCCGGCACCCCAGAGTTCCGCAAACTGCAAACAGATAA
- a CDS encoding CoA-binding protein, protein MFTNPSLDQIHTRLREIHTIAVVGISSQPNRPSHRVSAAMQTYGFRIIPVRPGGGEILGETVYGSLDEIQGPIDLVDVFRAPEHVPAIVDDTISLEIPAIWLQEGVIHAESAQRASDANIFTVMDRCIYRDYVELFR, encoded by the coding sequence GTGTTTACCAACCCCTCTCTTGATCAGATTCATACCAGGCTGAGGGAGATCCACACCATAGCTGTGGTGGGGATCTCCTCTCAGCCAAACAGACCCAGCCATCGTGTCTCTGCAGCCATGCAGACATATGGGTTTCGTATTATTCCTGTACGCCCGGGAGGTGGAGAGATTCTTGGTGAAACTGTTTATGGTTCACTTGATGAGATTCAAGGCCCGATTGATCTGGTAGATGTATTTCGTGCACCAGAACATGTGCCCGCCATTGTTGACGATACTATCTCTCTGGAGATTCCTGCAATCTGGCTACAGGAGGGGGTGATTCATGCAGAGTCAGCTCAACGCGCCAGTGATGCGAATATTTTTACCGTTATGGACAGATGCATCTACAGGGATTACGTAGAACTGTTCAGGTGA
- the ligA gene encoding NAD-dependent DNA ligase LigA: MSGQSPLPAARAQELRDQLNYHNHRYYTLDSPEILDSEYDALFRELQGLEQNYPELKRDDSPTRRVGGEILSAFESVDHETPMASLDNAFSYSEMEGFERRVRERGEIEHIEYVIEPKLDGLALNLLYIDGVLVRGATRGDGQTGEDVTSNIRTIPTIPFRLHGDNLPDRLEVRGEVFISIDDFKRLNQSQSVAGEKLFANPRNAAAGSLRQLDSSITAKRPLSFISYGIGIQQGGEKAESYQQLIEQLSSWGIPISTESQVVSGLDGCAEVYADLLSRREVLPYEIDGVVFKVNSFQLQQKLGSTSRAPRWAIAWKFPAEEATTELLSIDLQVGRTGALTPVARLAPVDVGGVTVSNATLHNEDEVQRKDVRVGDTVVVRRAGDVIPEVVRTIPDKRPHYTEIWKMPNSCPVCGSEVLREEDKSVARCSGGLFCPAQRKEAIWHFASRKGLDIEGLGGKLIDQLVDEKIIATAADLFSINSEQLSSLQRMGDKSADNLVGSLSKSRKTTLPRLLFALGIPEVGEATARSIAIHFGDLEPIMQATIDDLQVVDDVGPVVAHNIFTFFRQDHNRKVIESLLRSGVVWETIIPQERLPQPLLGESYVITGTLRNMKRSEAKERLQAMGAKVTGSVSKKTTALICGEDPGSKKVKAETLGIQVLDEEGLQSLLRS; this comes from the coding sequence ATGAGTGGACAGTCTCCTCTGCCCGCAGCTCGTGCTCAAGAGTTGCGTGATCAGCTTAACTACCATAACCACCGCTACTACACCCTGGACTCCCCGGAGATTCTGGATTCAGAATATGATGCTCTTTTTAGGGAGCTACAGGGGCTGGAGCAGAATTATCCTGAGCTAAAGAGAGATGACTCTCCCACAAGACGAGTGGGGGGGGAGATACTTTCAGCCTTTGAGTCAGTAGATCATGAGACCCCAATGGCCTCACTGGATAATGCCTTTAGCTATTCCGAGATGGAAGGTTTTGAGAGGAGAGTGAGAGAGCGTGGTGAAATAGAGCATATAGAGTATGTAATTGAGCCAAAACTGGATGGGCTGGCACTTAATCTTCTTTATATAGATGGTGTTCTGGTTCGTGGCGCAACACGAGGAGATGGCCAAACAGGTGAGGATGTAACCTCTAATATACGTACCATACCCACAATTCCATTTAGGTTGCATGGTGATAATCTCCCCGATCGCCTTGAGGTTAGAGGTGAGGTATTCATCTCCATAGATGACTTCAAGCGACTGAACCAGTCCCAGAGTGTTGCTGGAGAGAAACTGTTTGCAAACCCCAGAAATGCCGCGGCCGGCAGTCTGCGTCAACTTGACTCATCAATAACCGCAAAGCGACCACTCTCTTTCATAAGTTATGGCATCGGTATTCAACAGGGAGGGGAAAAAGCAGAGAGCTATCAACAGCTGATTGAGCAACTTTCATCATGGGGGATACCAATATCAACAGAGTCACAGGTGGTGAGCGGGTTGGATGGCTGTGCAGAGGTTTATGCGGATCTCCTGTCACGAAGAGAGGTGCTTCCCTATGAGATCGATGGGGTTGTATTTAAAGTGAACTCATTTCAGCTGCAGCAGAAGTTGGGCTCTACCTCACGAGCTCCGCGCTGGGCTATTGCATGGAAATTTCCTGCCGAAGAGGCAACCACAGAGTTGCTATCGATAGATCTACAGGTTGGTCGTACCGGAGCTTTGACGCCGGTGGCACGTCTTGCGCCGGTGGATGTTGGCGGTGTTACAGTCTCCAACGCGACCCTCCATAACGAGGATGAGGTGCAGCGCAAGGATGTAAGAGTTGGAGATACAGTGGTGGTTCGTCGTGCAGGAGATGTAATCCCAGAAGTGGTTAGAACCATACCGGATAAACGACCGCACTATACTGAGATATGGAAGATGCCAAACAGCTGTCCTGTATGTGGTTCTGAGGTTCTGCGTGAAGAGGATAAAAGTGTGGCTCGCTGTAGTGGAGGGCTCTTCTGTCCAGCACAACGCAAGGAGGCCATATGGCATTTCGCCTCTCGCAAAGGCCTGGATATAGAGGGGTTGGGTGGAAAGCTTATAGATCAGCTGGTAGATGAGAAGATCATTGCAACTGCAGCAGATCTTTTCAGCATTAATTCGGAACAGCTCTCATCTTTGCAGAGGATGGGAGATAAATCAGCAGACAATCTTGTAGGGTCGCTGAGCAAGAGCAGAAAAACCACGTTACCACGGCTTCTATTCGCTCTCGGCATACCTGAAGTGGGAGAGGCAACCGCCCGTTCCATTGCTATCCATTTTGGTGATCTGGAGCCAATCATGCAGGCAACCATTGATGATCTGCAGGTGGTGGATGATGTTGGCCCTGTTGTTGCGCATAACATATTTACCTTTTTTCGACAGGATCATAATCGTAAGGTTATTGAGAGTCTGCTACGATCAGGGGTGGTCTGGGAGACAATCATCCCCCAGGAGAGACTGCCACAACCACTACTTGGAGAGAGTTACGTAATCACAGGTACTCTGCGCAATATGAAACGGTCAGAGGCCAAAGAGAGACTGCAGGCCATGGGTGCAAAGGTTACGGGTTCAGTCTCAAAGAAGACAACTGCACTGATCTGTGGTGAGGATCCAGGGTCAAAAAAAGTAAAGGCAGAGACACTTGGTATTCAGGTTTTGGATGAAGAGGGGCTGCAGAGTCTATTGCGGTCGTAG
- a CDS encoding BolA family transcriptional regulator — MTAEERIKAIHALLSDHISPTFLEIEDNSDEHAGHKSAGGAGHYTVHIASPLFAGKNMLQQHRLVYSAVEPLMDSEIHALSIKIK; from the coding sequence TTGACTGCTGAGGAACGGATAAAAGCTATTCATGCTCTCCTGAGTGACCACATCTCCCCGACTTTTCTGGAGATTGAGGATAATTCTGATGAACACGCCGGACACAAAAGTGCCGGTGGTGCCGGTCACTACACTGTACATATAGCATCACCACTGTTTGCCGGAAAAAACATGCTCCAGCAACACAGACTGGTCTACAGTGCTGTTGAGCCCCTAATGGATAGTGAGATTCATGCCCTGAGCATTAAAATCAAATAA
- a CDS encoding threonylcarbamoyl-AMP synthase has product MAPILEIHPINPQPRLIRQAVEVIRRGGVIAYPTDSSYALGCHLGDKQAMERIRKIRKVGSDHNFTLVCPNLSDLSLYAKVDNTSFRLMKHVMPGPYTLILKASREVPRRLQHPKRKTIGLRVPDNRVAHALMEDLGEPLMSSTLIPPGEEFPLNDPHDIDEQMGHALDLIIDGGRCGVEPTTVVNMVDGIPEVVRAGCGDPSPFER; this is encoded by the coding sequence ATGGCACCTATCCTGGAGATTCATCCAATAAATCCGCAGCCGAGGTTAATCCGGCAGGCAGTAGAGGTAATTCGTAGAGGAGGAGTTATCGCCTATCCAACAGATTCCAGTTATGCCCTGGGGTGTCATCTTGGTGACAAGCAGGCTATGGAGAGGATACGAAAAATACGTAAGGTTGGGAGTGACCATAATTTTACCCTGGTCTGCCCAAACCTCTCTGACCTGAGTCTCTATGCAAAGGTTGACAACACCTCCTTTCGCTTGATGAAGCATGTTATGCCTGGCCCCTATACATTGATCCTAAAGGCCAGTCGTGAGGTGCCGCGCCGCTTGCAACACCCAAAGCGCAAGACCATCGGGCTTCGTGTTCCTGACAACAGGGTTGCACATGCGTTGATGGAAGATCTTGGCGAGCCTCTGATGAGCTCCACACTGATCCCGCCGGGTGAAGAATTTCCCCTGAATGATCCTCATGATATAGATGAGCAGATGGGGCATGCACTGGATCTTATTATCGATGGGGGGCGTTGTGGTGTGGAGCCAACAACTGTAGTAAATATGGTTGATGGAATCCCTGAAGTTGTGCGGGCAGGTTGTGGTGATCCGTCACCATTTGAGCGATAA
- a CDS encoding site-2 protease family protein — MNSFSMIQTIAIWALPVLFAITVHEVAHGWVAKQFGDKTAMMMGRLTLNPVKHIDPMGTVLVPLLLVVLQTGFVFGWAKPVPVTTENLRNPKIDMVWVAIAGPLSNGVMALLWLIAIVVGVGIHNSLPLVSEPLIYMGQAGILINVVLMVLNLLPLPPLDGGRVVTGLLPGRLSWKFSRIEPYGFFILIGLLATGILGQIMGPLINGISGILFSLAGF, encoded by the coding sequence ATGAATTCATTTTCCATGATCCAGACAATAGCAATCTGGGCGCTCCCGGTTCTCTTTGCGATTACGGTCCATGAGGTTGCACATGGCTGGGTAGCCAAGCAGTTTGGTGACAAGACAGCAATGATGATGGGGAGACTGACCCTTAATCCGGTAAAGCATATTGACCCAATGGGGACAGTGTTGGTGCCCCTGTTACTCGTTGTATTGCAGACGGGGTTTGTTTTTGGATGGGCAAAACCGGTTCCGGTTACAACAGAAAATCTGCGTAACCCCAAGATAGACATGGTATGGGTTGCCATTGCGGGACCACTCTCCAATGGAGTAATGGCACTGTTATGGCTTATCGCGATTGTTGTGGGGGTTGGGATACACAACTCACTGCCGCTGGTGTCCGAGCCACTTATCTATATGGGACAAGCAGGCATATTAATTAATGTGGTCTTGATGGTTCTTAATCTGTTGCCACTACCGCCACTGGATGGGGGAAGGGTAGTTACCGGTCTTCTGCCGGGCAGGCTCTCATGGAAGTTCAGCAGAATAGAACCTTATGGTTTTTTCATTCTTATTGGACTATTGGCAACAGGTATTCTTGGACAGATTATGGGGCCGTTGATAAACGGCATAAGTGGAATTCTCTTCTCATTGGCCGGATTTTGA